A single window of Cupriavidus taiwanensis DNA harbors:
- a CDS encoding DUF2933 domain-containing protein translates to MKCNPKAMITAGIALAAMLAAAYALLPPVRALVLGIGPYLLLLICPLSMWLMMKSMSAQDDQVGGMTEQAPKQKPHPFRIKE, encoded by the coding sequence ATGAAATGCAATCCGAAAGCAATGATCACCGCAGGCATCGCTCTGGCGGCAATGCTGGCAGCCGCCTATGCCCTATTGCCGCCGGTCCGAGCGCTTGTCCTGGGTATTGGGCCGTATCTCCTGCTCTTGATCTGCCCATTGTCGATGTGGCTGATGATGAAGAGCATGAGCGCGCAGGACGATCAAGTGGGCGGAATGACCGAGCAAGCGCCAAAGCAGAAGCCCCATCCATTTCGAATCAAGGAGTGA